A genomic stretch from Plasmodium cynomolgi strain B DNA, chromosome 8, whole genome shotgun sequence includes:
- a CDS encoding hypothetical protein (putative) — protein MKNNKTNVIPTLSAFIPKKENPTVPHYNNIKINEDIHIPDDIKKDFTRLLRSVVQLNIKEALHQGNNNHPPGDQQKNFSGMPPTYKNAPPGNGTNNKSFLNKFIDHFKKYIMYYLGGLVVFSVFALAMQCSDVSDKKRKNPAKRDRSKITNYRRDIES, from the exons atgaaaaacaacaaaacg AATGTAATCCCAACTTTAAGCGCATTCATACCGAAGAAAGAGAACCCAACTGTCCCCCACTACAATAATAT CAAAATAAACGAAGATATACACATCCCTgatgatattaaaaaagattttaCGAGACTACTAAGAAGCGTCGTTCAACTTAACATTAAGGAAGCCCTACACCAGGGGAACAATAATCACCCACCTGGAGATCAACAGAAAAACTTCTCAGGCATGCCACCAACGTATAAGAATGCTCCCCCTGGGAATGGAACAAacaataaatcatttttaaacaaattcatagaccattttaaaaaatatataatgtactACTTAGGAGGCCTCGTGGTTTTTTCTGTCTTTGCATTGGCTATGCAATGTTCAGACGTAAGCgacaaaaagagaaagaatcCTGCCAAAAGGGACAGAAGCAAAATTACCAATTATCGAAGAGACATTGAAAGCTGA
- a CDS encoding initiation factor 2 subunit family (putative), whose amino-acid sequence MEDKPYATFHKRKKTRANAKVSREKIKKNFLRNEKFIRVSTISKSSTKKTFLHTLFKSFIKPYNEKNTAFYSILCIINNIYKCHYFSKHRCLICKPLHERSASVLQGGGAYYDGCDGEDSASATATVTFPYDIYYNLRKINLIESGKLKSSASGGKSEGSRQVSEAEGNHSAREKESSEAEPNRGVLLLDPAKRKIAEGGNESESEAKNGAARRVTTGVVNAPVGEKNARECPHLENKTSQQVDAAKPNALNNRPRSSATVVRKNVSVTDKEVSPISGPIQNFINAKLNLTNVQHYYFLSHDKKHFEDLYNFDVFEKINIFDKILLDLNQNEIHPNVLRTGIFFNKYLNTTHNDRNVDLLTALKSFIKDYSLPPYEPINRHMKIVIDKEINYIIMCKKHSISMGEVIRWFKNMITEHIGKNVLEQTKVIITNNINNYIRTKIVMPSIRISNYVAEHIIAHNDILLIYTFDYDIYLSIVKAKRSGKKFEIVLVDSEPYKNSYDIKLYTKLGIPVTYTLIGALFYNIKNCTKVLLGIDAIIHNSVYAYVGTSIICMMAHLSNVPVYIACETYKISNKIIIDSFSINNINNNLDIYNYIYMHHHPHHRHHSHYDHYRHQQRPQHQQQQQHAASQKSAPKRNKCIDHGVMFNRKLNTFINSYADISSSAVLFNNREIGSGSGAPCKPLIKYFAVEAGKKRQDAFSPSSRRPNQAQEKVYLLEVAPPPPSIRGNPNGILLKGDLKINCQPSESKDHPGNSHPEVLKNNNDPSPSSCNTFLKDADTTHSGRDASTLSPKHDEPKRETPIQTKQEYPHEEEEASANRKSEVGRRGPGKEVKIITTASVLTTRSTSKVGSTKGILKLPGRTSYENKNEKSNSLLSSKQNCGNVPSPSKNVVKKNRVLFNLKNDKSSYSPSFNSHVGAPSNNLSAHMEACESDEEKICCNSICDSICTSIGNMNIKNVCTDTHNETNLFSSVQSHISKINSTTDKSFYVANICNDVTPLKHITYIVTEVGLYTSANRNALKVFVQNNF is encoded by the exons atggaagataaGCCTTACGCAACGTTTcacaagagaaaaaaaacaagagcGAATGCAAAAGTAagcagagaaaaaattaagaagaacTTTttgagaaatgaaaaattcatCCGAGTTTCAACGATAAGCAAAAGTTCGACGAAGAAAACGTTTTTACATACCTTGTTCAAAAGTTTTATCAAGCCGTACAATGAGAAGAACACAGCGTtttactccattttgtgtataaTTAATAACATCTACAAATGCCACTACTTTTCGAAGCACCGCTGCTTGATTTGCAAGCCACTGCACGAAAGGAGTGCATCCGTATTGCAGGGGGGAGGTGCCTACTATGATGGCTGCGATGGGGAGGACAGCGCGTCTGC CACCGCCACGGTCACTTTCCCATATGACATATATTACAACTTGCGCAAAATCAATTTGATTGAGTCTGGAAAATTGAAGAGCAGCGCGAGTGGCGGCAAATCGGAAGGGAGCCGCCAAGTGAGTGAGGCAGAGGGGAACCACAGTGCGCGGGAGAAGGAAAGTTCAGAAGCAGAACCGAACAGAGGGGTGTTACTGTTGGATccagcgaaaaggaaaatagcGGAGGGTGGAAATGAGAGCGAAAGtgaggcaaaaaatggggccgCACGTAGAGTAACCACGGGGGTGGTGAATGCCCCtgttggggaaaaaaacgcacgCGAGTGCCCCCATCTGGAGAACAAAACCAGTCAGCAAGTAGATGCAGCAAAACCGAATGCCTTAAATAACAGGCCAAGATCAAGCGCAACGGTGGTGAGGAAAAACGTTTCCGTTACCGATAAGGAAGTATCCCCAATCAGTGGACCGatccaaaattttataaatgcaAAGTTAAACCTTACCAATGTGCAGCACTACTACTTCCTATCACACGACAAGAAACACTTTGAAGATCTATACAATTTCGATGTGTTcgaaaagataaatatattcgaCAAAATTTTACTGGACTTAaaccaaaatgaaatacaTCCTAATGTATTAAGGacaggaattttttttaacaaatatttgAATACCACCCACAATGACAGGAATGTGGATTTGTTGACAGCCCTCAAATCTTTTATTAAGGACTACTCCCTCCCTCCATACGAACCAATTAACAGACATATGAAAATTGTGATagataaagaaataaattacataataatgTGCAAAAAGCATAGCATCAGCATGGGGGAAGTAATCAGatggtttaaaaatatgattacagaacatataggaaaaaatgtgctaGAGCAGACCAAGGTAATAATTACGaacaatattaataattatataagaaCCAAAATTGTCATGCCTTCAATAAGAATTTCTAACTATGTAGCGGAGCATATCATTGCCCACAACGATATTTTGCTAATCTACACATTTGATTATGACATATATTTGTCTATCGTCAAGGCGAAGAGAAGTGgtaaaaaattcgaaatCGTTTTGGTTGACTCGGAACCttataaaaattcatatGATATTAAATTGTATACGAAACTTGGGATCCCAGTTACGTACACATTAATTGGGGccttattttataatataaaaaattgcaccaaAGTGCTGCTAGGGATTGATGCCATTATACATAATAGTGTTTATGCCTATGTGGGTACCAGCATTATATGCATGATGGCTCACCTTAGCAATGTGCCTGTTTATATTGCTTGTGAAACGTACAAAATCagtaacaaaattattattgacAGTTTTagcataaataatattaacaataatttggatatttataattatatatacatgcaccaCCATCCGCACCACAGACACCATAGTCACTACGACCACTACCGACACCAGCAGAGGCCGCAACATcagcagcaacagcagcaTGCGGCCTCCCAGAAAAGTGCCcccaaaaggaataaatgcATAGACCACGGGGTGATGTTTAACCGGAAATTAAACACATTCATTAATTCCTACGCTGATATAAGCTCAAGTGCAgtcctttttaataatcGCGAAATTGGCTCAGGAAGCGGTGCGCCTTGCAAGCCCCTTATCAAATATTTCGCTGTAGAagcagggaaaaaacggcaagatgctttttccccctctagTAGGCGACCAAACCAAGCGCAGGAAAAGGTCTACCTATTAGAAGTAGCGCCACCACCACCCTCCATTCGTGGTAACCCAAACGGGATTCTTCTCAAAGGAGAtcttaaaataaattgtcaACCAAGTGAATCGAAGGATCACCCAGGGAACAGCCATCCAGAAGTCCTAAAAAACAATAACGATCCCTCCCCGAGTAGTTGCAATACCTTCCTCAAAGATGCAGACACTACGCACAGCGGAAGGGACGCTTCCACATTGTCCCCCAAGCATGACGAACCAAAAAGAGAAACGCCCATTCAGACGAAGCAGGAATATCCccacgaggaggaagaagcaagtGCCAACAGAAAGAGCGAGGTTGGTAGGAGGGGGCCCGGGAAAGAAGTCAAAATAATCACCACTGCAAGTGTGCTTACAACCAGAAGTACGAGCAAAGTAGGATCAACCAAGGGGATACTGAAACTACCAGGAAGAACATCctacgaaaataaaaatgaaaaaagtaacTCTCTTTTAAGTAGTAAACAGAATTGTGGAAACGTTCCTAGTCCAAGTAAAAATGTTGTTAAAAAGAATAGAGTGCTTTTTAATcttaaaaatgacaaaagtAGTTATTCCCCCAGTTTTAACAGCCACGTTGGTGCCCCTTCGAATAACTTGAGCGCGCACATGGAAGCCTGCGAAAgtgacgaagaaaaaatatgctgcaacAGCATTTGTGATTCTATTTGCACCTCCATTGgaaatatgaacataaaaaatgtatgcacagATACACATAACGAGACGAACCTGTTCAGTTCCGTCCAATCGCACATAAGCAAAATTAATTCCACCACGGACAAGTCTTTTTACGTTGCCAATATATGTAATGATGTCACTCCGCTGAAGCACATCACCTATATCGTCACGGAGGTGGGCTTATACACGAGCGCAAACAGGAACGCATTAAAGGTGTTCGTTCAGAATAACTTCTAG
- a CDS encoding GDP-L-fucose synthetase (putative): protein ITRGIFTLSTCVFPEKCTLPLTEEDIHEGRCHLSNEGYSVSKRVLEVLVRFYREKYNYQWICIIPTNVYGKYDNFNLASSHVVPSIIHKMYLAKATILLYILNTYYCKHFTIVKDEIFNVIFSTNLPSNGTHINVCSKICMYIFE, encoded by the exons ATTACGAGAGGAATATTCACTCTGTCCACATGTGTCTTCCCAGAGAAATGCACTTTACCTTTAACTGAAGAAGACATACATGAGGGAAGGTGCCACCTCAGCAATGAAGGATACAGCGTGTCAAAAAGAGTTCTAGAAGTGTTGGTCAGATTTTACAGAGAAAAATACAACTACCAGTGGATTTGCATAATACCTACAAATGTATACGGCAAATACGACAACTTCAATTTAGCCTCTTCGCACGTAGTGCCTTCTATTATTCATAAGATGTATTTGGCAAAAG CCACCATTTTACTCTACATCCTCAATACGTATTATTGCAAGCATTTCACGATAGTTAAGGATGAAATTTTCAACGTTATATTCTCCACTAATTTGCCTTCAAACGGTACGCACATAAATGTGTGCTcaaaaatatgcatgtacatttttgaataa
- a CDS encoding hypothetical protein (putative) produces the protein MHLRYVLSEMLKSEMLNSKRLNRERLNSEIQQISKPLVTMPRITSLFLLSILFSFFLFSGQNALTNDDEKIKKATLLALLKNTFIDNAENKKEDDINGALENLNNMTLHPTDTDKFDKFLDHFFKFYRIYVTFSDKDKRVLHLSGVLNEVYVDVESLSKENLQKHFDSVYKKGLNLINLIVHSNLVNPKYDETLVQGVEWVKDDPTEGEGTHEKVDPAQDSYPHEKVDPTEGEGTHEKVDPAQDSYPHEKFDPAQESYPHQKDSPAENYAHFDTQKFKGPSQYDQSQNYAVTPEYAHHYHYGGNEEDPEDMDYENGEEYDAQEDQDDQDDHDEHYEYDEQNHGEHDEQNHDDHHDGEDKKKIKYVGKKLKNLLAMKNIKLNNNSTGEFKVNFYTNYVNYINTPYDVPPFPFHKDSYKYAEVYSGDKSYPKKHTDDKIYYAGEKELMPAHVKGDMQKETQKETQKETQKETQKEGPYDVYKSALKGMYEKIKKKSGIKGCKNGWCGKKSAGKYQIKEDNNGDDDDDDDDDDDDDGDDDDDDDDDQLQNELIHQGHGPNKKSKSGHKNKQIHGENVDDEEKTDKAPAEKKKKGIDFSHTYYNPYYMFKLGSSMPTRKKAQPSGKGGNMKGGKGDKEEEEEAEELEEEEEAEEADVEDEEDAEEAQVADEEDADGETGTAKKNAKKSAANLFVNALLELAGYLDPSESKNSELKEDKNNLWQSNKNKSIYKRKEMKSRKMKTKKDILDEKTIENVKDTMYLKVGQNGTNGFLNFFDFRENSMKKNYQDLLKVMEYLKVFNITETIIFIEKFTQSVCASYCMGITDVLELVNNDMLLYEKMSLHFHKNGMIVTTNKDYEINDMSFEMLINLLNINRYTIPLACPCKSYTNDIISYYKQYKSSLMGYFTQSKGSEYLEKFTPQYMLEQLMLLEEKLNYIKKNGKISSDTSVKNLESKDLHTTAYYHNNKFFPPLKASSALATAPVSGVDGKSGPCHASGLGEKGVDGNGASSHESSDESSEESSDKSSDKSSHGSDHGGVNVADELKYPDVDTLNIYYNASPVNLKSIHDIKNMLIDEVKSKIFYINSYRIGNQFFPTYSNLGKDDHDLEILESANSPKLKAGGTNKRSSKLGNFVVPKLEFVEKHCKGEKKNGCSVGGSGGCGGGGNIGCSGGGNIGCSGGGNIGCSGGGSGDDGALVKHKIMGNSDWIPLKSPRNHEDFYNAKKLNTNLSDHEGKKLCEKKMDENECVSLKCSFLEKEAHVKKTPTTVAKDSDEGDKHKGDKHKGDGGSATDGADQADNENNVNESDEHDVDSLKLQSKMGGTCSCKKKKVISAKYLIYFFKNVHLWKTGEYCQNVIYIDNLLKKINYNEEIIFEEQLDDDSVVIYFSSNLKDKYKLDMDYFIFLLQKISLIMYVENLCGIFQIDEMKQNKKIDKYLENEGNIHNFMEKHILFSHEQYSKKNKYAKELSIISTSNFFSSKKDIILSTQSYNNIVFNEKEIYESLYIFMEGVLTERMMNETWLTPYGFIMYKAPLTNVNNYKLKISQNEFITKYSRSAIDKYMFYEYRKIGNNIVQHRSELSPKLSEHMDDLKEYTLIIYNDNPSMTNIIIRTSINVLNIAFLQSFLEVILDIRASQQFFSYKGRFIPINAFIILDEGVNYLFFNYAPNENHINYSA, from the exons ATGCACTTGAGATATGTTCTAAGTGAAATGCTGAAAAGCGAAATGCTGAATAGCAAAAGGCTGAACAGAGAAAGGCTAAATAGCGAAATACAACAAA TTTCCAAACCATTAGTAACCATGCCACGAataacttccctttttttactctccattttattctctttttttcttttctccggGCAAAATGCATTAACAAACgatgacgaaaaaattaaaaaggctACCTTACTAGCCTTGCTAAAAAACACCTTTATCGATAAtgcggaaaataaaaaagaagacgaCATAAACGGTGCATTGGAAAACCTAAACAATATGACCTTACACCCCACAGATACCGACAAGTTTGACAAATTTTTGgatcacttttttaaattttatcgcATTTACGTAACTTTCAGTGATAAGGACAAAAGGGTGTTACACCTCTCTGGGGTTTTAAATGAGGTGTACGTAGACGTAGAGTCCCTCAGCAAAGAAAACCTCCAGAAACATTTTGACAGTGTTTACAAGAAGGGACTCAATTTGATTAATTTAATCGTGCATAGTAATTTGGTGAATCCCAAATATGATGAAACGTTGGTTCAGGGGGTGGAGTGGGTGAAGGATGACCCCACGGAAGGGGAGGGAACCCACGAGAAGGTCGACCCCGCACAAGATAGCTACCCTCACGAGAAGGTAGACCCCACGGAAGGGGAGGGAACCCACGAGAAGGTCGACCCCGCACAAGATAGCTACCCTCACGAGAAGTTCGACCCCGCACAAGAGAGCTACCCTCACCAGAAAGACAGCCCCGCTGAGAACTACGCCCATTTCGACACCCAGAAGTTTAAAGGACCCTCCCAGTATGACCAAAGCCAAAATTACGCGGTGACGCCTGAATATGCTCATCACTACCACTACGGTGGAAATGAAGAAGACCCGGAGGATATGGATTAcgaaaatggtgaagaataCGATGCGCAGGAGGATCAAGACGATCAAGACGATCACGATGAGCACTACGAATACGACGAACAAAACCATGGCGAACACGACGAACAAAACCATGACGACCACCACGATGgggaagataaaaagaaaatcaaatacgtgggaaaaaaactcaaaaatTTGCTAGCCATGAAAAACATCAAACTAAATAACAACTCTACTGGAGAATTTAAAGTGAACTTCTACACGAACTACGTGAATTACATCAACACCCCATACGATGTACCCCCATTTCCCTTTCATAAGGACAGCTACAAATACGCTGAGGTTTATTCAGGTGATAAGAGCTACCCGAAGAAGCACACTGATGACAAAATTTACTATGCCGGTGAGAAGGAATTGATGCCAGCACATGTAAAAGGGGACATGCAGAAGGAGACACAGAAGGAGACACAGAAGGAGACGCAGAAGGAGACGCAGAAAGAAGGGCCATACGATGTGTACAAAAGCGCATTGAAGGGGATGTACGAAAAGATTAAAAAGAAGTCAGGCATAAAgggatgtaaaaatggatggtgcgggaaaaaaagcgCGGGTAAATATCAAATAAAGGAAGACAACAATGGGGAtgacgacgacgatgatgatgacgatgatgatgacgatggcgacgatgatgacgatgatgatgacgaccAACTGCAGAATGAGCTAATTCACCAAGGACATGGACCAAACAAGAAGTCTAAATCTGGCCATAAGAATAAACAAATTCATGGGGAAAACGTGGACgatgaggaaaaaactgACAAGGCACCagcggaaaagaaaaaaaaaggcatcgATTTTTCTCATACTTATTACAACCCGTATTACATGTTCAAGCTGGGAAGCAGCATGCCAACTAGGAAGAAGGCACAACCGAGTgggaaaggggggaacatgaaagggggaaaaggcgataaggaggaggaagaagaagcggaagagctggaagaagaggaagaagcggaagaagcggatgtggaagacgaagaagacgcGGAAGAAGCCCAAGTGGCAGACGAAGAAGACGCAGATGGAGAAACCGGCACGGCGAAGAAGAACGCAAAGAAAAGCGCCGCGAACCTCTTCGTAAACGCGCTTCTAGAACTGGCAGGCTACCTAGATCCGAGCGAAAGCAAAAACAGCGAACTGAAGGAGGACAAAAATAATCTTTGGCaaagcaacaaaaataaatccatatacaaaagaaaagaaatgaagagcagaaaaatgaaaacaaagaAAGACATCCTAGACGAAAAGACAATAGAAAATGTCAAAGACACCATGTACCTTAAAGtaggacaaaatggaacaaatggATTCTTAAATTTCTTCGATTTTAGAGAAAAttcaatgaaaaaaaattaccaagaTCTCTTAAAAGTGATGGAATACTTAAAGGTGTTTAACATAACCGAAacgattatttttattgagAAGTTCACACAATCTGTGTGTGCCTCGTACTGCATGGGGATCACAGATGTGTTGGAGCTAGTAAATAATGACATGTTATTGTATGAGAAAATGTCTTTGCATTTCCATAAGAATGGCATGATTGTCACGACTAATAAAGACTACGAAATTAATGACATGAGTTTTGAAATGTTGATAAATTTGCTAAACATAAATAGATACACCATACCTCTTGCTTGTCCTTGTAAATCCTACACCAACGATATTATCAGCTACTATAAGCAGTACAAATCAAGTTTGATGGGATATTTTACCCAGTCGAAGGGATCGGAATACTTGGAAAAGTTCACTCCCCAGTACATGCTGGAGCAGTTAATGCTTTTGGAGGAGAAattgaattatattaaaaagaatggaaaaatatccTCAGATACGTCTGTGAAAAATTTGGAGAGTAAGGACCTTCACACGACGGCCTACTACCACAACAACAagttcttcccccccttgaaGGCATCCAGCGCATTGGCCACTGCGCCTGTAAGTGGCGTCGACGGGAAAAGCGGACCTTGCCACGCTAGCGGATTGGGAGAAAAGGGGGTTGACGGCAATGGTGCAAGTAGCCACGAAAGCAGCGACGAAAGCAGCGAAGAAAGCAGCGACAAAAGCAGCGACAAAAGTAGCCACGGAAGCGATCACGGAGGCGTGAACGTTGCGGACGAGCTTAAGTACCCGGACGTAGACACACTGAACATCTATTACAACGCCTCCCCAGTGAACCTGAAAAGTATCCACGATATTAAGAACATGCTCATTGACGAAGTGAAgtcgaaaatattttacataaactCGTACCGAATAGGAAACCAGTTTTTCCCCACGTACAGCAACCTAGGCAAAGACGACCACGATTTGGAAATTCTGGAGTCGGCTAATTCGCCCAAACTGAAAGCGGGAGGCACGAATAAGCGAAGCTCCAAGTTGGGCAACTTCGTGGTGCCCAAGCTGGAATTTGTGGAGAAGCactgcaaaggggaaaagaaaaatgggtgCAGTGTTGGAGGCAGCGGTGGATGCGGCGGTGGAGGCAACATCGGATGCAGCGGTGGGGGCAACATCGGATGCAGCGGTGGGGGCAACATCGGATGCAGCGGTGGGGGCAGCGGGGATGATGGAGCCCTCGTGAAGCACAAAATCATGGGAAACAGCGACTGGATTCCGTTGAAAAGCCCTCGCAACCACGAAGACTTTTACAACGCGAAAAAGCTCAACACGAACCTTTCTGACCATGAGGGGAAGAAATTGTgcgaaaagaaaatggacGAAAACGAGTGCGTAAGTTTGAAGTGCTCCTTTTTGGAGAAGGAAGCGCATGTGAAGAAGACGCCCACAACAGTTGCAAAGGATTCCGACGAGGGTGACAAGCACAAGGGTGACAAACACAAGGGTGACGGAGGAAGTGCGACCGATGGGGCAGACCAAGCGGACAACGAGAACAACGTAAACGAGAGCGACGAACATGATGTGGACTCCCTCAAACTGCAgagcaaaatgggaggaaCCTGCTCGtgtaagaagaaaaaagtgataaGCGccaaatatttaatttatttttttaaaaatgtacatttgtgGAAAACTGGAGAATACTGCCAAAACGTTATCTACATAGATAACCTGCTGaagaaaattaattacaacGAAGAAATCATATTCGAGGAACAGCTAGACGATGACAGCGTGGTGATTTATTTCTCGTCCAACTTGAAGGACAAATACAAACTTGACATGGATTATTTCATATTCTTATTGCAAAAAATCTCACTAATTATGTACGTGGAAAATCTCTGTGGAATTTTCCAGATAGACgaaatgaagcaaaataaaaaaattgacaagtATCTAGAAAACGAAGGAAATATTCACAACTTTATGGAAAAACATATTCTGTTTTCACATGAACAATATTcaaagaagaacaaatatGCAAAGGAGTTATCCATAATTTCTACTTCgaactttttttcatccaaAAAGGATATTATCCTGAGTACCCAGTCATACAACAATATCGTATTTAACGAAAAGGAGATTTATGAATCGTTGTACATTTTCATGGAAGGGGTGTTAACAGAACGAATGATGAATGAAACATGGCTGACACCCTATGGATTCATCATGTACAAGGCACCTTTAACCaatgtaaataattacaaattaaaaatatcacaAAATGAATTCATCACAAAATATTCTAGAAGTGCTATAGATAAATACATGTTTTATGAGTACagaaaaattggaaacaACATTGTGCAGCATCGTTCAGAATTGAGTCCCAAATTAAGTGAACATATGGATGACCTGAAGGAATACACTTTAATCATTTACAATGATAATCCGTCCATGACCAATATTATAATCAGGACCTCTATTAACGTTTTGAATATTGCCTTTTTGCAGAGTTTCTTAGAGGTCATTTTAGACATTAGAGCTAGTCAGCAATTCTTTTCCTACAAGGGAAGATTCATCCCTATAAACGccttcatcattttggacGAGGGGGTGAACTACCTCTTCTTTAACTACGCTCCGAATGAAAACCACATCAACTATAGCGCGTGA